In a genomic window of Sulfuriferula nivalis:
- a CDS encoding porin has product MNKKLIAIAIATAVSAPAMAATSNVEVYGLMSMGVDSVNTDLLNGTSNRVGRVSDYASRIGFKGNEDLGNGLKAVWQIESGVTADGGTAAGNATNGSTSTATAGTGSIGGATTAFGGAALRNTFVGLSDQALGTVMIGKIDTPYKSSTGRLDQFSDTLGDYNNLVGAASGVAATSYFDLRPANVAAYATPNFSGFSAVAGYVFGGESATSGTASNGNAYSLGAMYDAGPLYLTAAYEKHNLGSGASGSLSTGLATAGLERKAWKLGAAYSIMDFTLATMYEKTDDNLGAAGVSAYGHNTWFLSGKYQMGAVALKAQYAKAGEIDNVANSGAKMYTVGADYGFSKRTTAYVLYTKISNDAAANYNFAYNAAPGSAAGADVAGFSLGMKHSF; this is encoded by the coding sequence ATGAACAAAAAACTTATCGCAATCGCAATCGCTACTGCAGTTTCAGCGCCAGCAATGGCTGCTACAAGCAACGTTGAAGTATACGGCTTGATGTCTATGGGCGTTGACTCAGTTAATACAGATTTGTTAAATGGTACTAGCAACCGTGTTGGTCGTGTTTCTGACTACGCTTCACGTATCGGTTTCAAAGGTAATGAAGATTTAGGTAATGGCTTGAAAGCTGTATGGCAAATTGAATCAGGTGTTACTGCTGATGGTGGTACCGCTGCAGGTAACGCTACTAATGGTTCTACATCTACCGCAACAGCTGGTACAGGTTCTATAGGCGGTGCTACTACTGCTTTTGGTGGTGCTGCATTACGTAATACGTTTGTTGGTTTGTCAGACCAAGCTTTGGGTACTGTAATGATTGGTAAAATCGACACTCCATACAAATCATCTACAGGTCGTTTAGATCAGTTTTCTGACACCTTAGGTGATTATAATAACTTGGTAGGTGCAGCATCAGGCGTTGCTGCAACTAGCTATTTCGATTTGCGTCCAGCTAACGTAGCTGCATATGCAACTCCTAACTTCTCTGGCTTTTCTGCTGTAGCTGGTTATGTATTTGGTGGCGAATCTGCTACTTCAGGTACTGCAAGCAACGGTAATGCATATTCATTGGGCGCTATGTACGATGCTGGTCCTTTGTACTTGACAGCTGCTTATGAAAAACATAACTTGGGTTCTGGCGCTTCGGGTTCATTATCAACAGGGTTGGCTACGGCTGGTCTAGAGCGTAAAGCATGGAAATTAGGTGCTGCTTACAGCATCATGGATTTCACCTTGGCTACTATGTATGAAAAAACAGATGATAACTTAGGTGCTGCTGGTGTTAGTGCATACGGTCACAACACATGGTTCTTGTCTGGTAAATACCAGATGGGTGCTGTAGCGTTGAAAGCACAGTATGCAAAGGCTGGTGAAATTGACAATGTTGCAAATTCAGGCGCTAAAATGTACACAGTTGGTGCGGATTATGGCTTCAGCAAGCGTACAACTGCATACGTTCTGTACACCAAAATCAGCAACGATGCTGCTGCTAACTACAACTTCGCATACAATGCAGCGCCTGGCTCTGCAGCTGGTGCTGATGTAGCTGGCTTCTCATTGGGTATGAAGCACTCATTCTAA
- a CDS encoding CobW family GTP-binding protein, translating to MSITQEAHRIPVVLLTGFLGSGKTTLLNHLIAQLPHTAIIMNEFGEIGLDHQLLQKTDGPLALLQGGCVCCTVAGSLSPTLRNLFMAAKSGDIPQFERVIIETTGIADPAPILETLLNDRWVAARFALNSVVTTVDAVLGEQQLDSYFEAVKQVAVADRLLITKADLAGEKQVALIRERLVTLNPAAPILMADHGQIEPELILNAGIFNPATKQPEVAQWLNEARYRPVVAGKLGGKAAMKSDAVHDDRIRSFSLTYDEPLEWDALNAALRMLLTHRAKWVLRMKAIVNLQGKEHPTVLHAVGHVFSPPVDLPEWPDADHRSRFVFIVADLDAEAVAQMLEDFKSAYQANK from the coding sequence ATGTCGATAACACAGGAGGCGCATCGTATTCCCGTGGTCCTGCTCACGGGTTTTTTGGGTAGTGGTAAAACTACGCTGTTGAACCACCTCATTGCGCAATTGCCACATACGGCAATTATTATGAATGAATTTGGTGAGATAGGTCTGGATCACCAGTTGCTACAAAAGACAGATGGCCCGCTGGCATTATTGCAAGGTGGTTGTGTGTGCTGCACAGTGGCGGGTTCGTTGTCACCGACGTTGCGGAATTTATTTATGGCGGCAAAGAGTGGCGATATACCGCAGTTTGAGCGAGTGATTATTGAAACCACTGGCATTGCTGATCCCGCACCGATACTGGAAACTTTGCTGAATGACCGATGGGTTGCCGCGCGTTTTGCATTGAATAGCGTGGTGACAACTGTGGATGCTGTGTTGGGTGAGCAACAGCTGGATAGCTATTTCGAAGCAGTAAAACAAGTCGCGGTTGCAGACAGATTGCTGATTACTAAAGCAGATTTGGCTGGTGAAAAACAGGTGGCGCTGATACGTGAACGATTGGTCACGCTAAATCCTGCTGCACCCATTTTGATGGCGGATCATGGGCAGATAGAACCTGAATTGATATTGAATGCAGGCATATTTAACCCTGCAACCAAGCAGCCGGAAGTTGCGCAATGGCTAAATGAAGCGCGATATCGGCCTGTGGTAGCAGGTAAATTAGGCGGCAAAGCTGCGATGAAATCCGATGCCGTACATGATGACCGTATACGTTCATTTAGTTTAACTTATGATGAGCCGCTGGAATGGGATGCACTAAACGCTGCGTTACGTATGCTGCTGACGCACCGTGCTAAGTGGGTGTTACGGATGAAAGCGATCGTTAATTTGCAAGGCAAGGAACACCCAACGGTGCTGCATGCAGTGGGTCATGTATTTTCACCACCAGTGGATTTGCCAGAATGGCCAGATGCTGATCATCGTAGTCGTTTTGTGTTTATTGTGGCCGATTTGGATGCGGAAGCGGTCGCCCAGATGCTGGAAGATTTTAAGTCAGCCTATCAGGCAAATAAATAA
- a CDS encoding TonB-dependent receptor, with protein sequence MKRRLIASSILMMLGAYAHAADISPAASHEITLSGQIDGHVNDSLGRAIAAATVALQTAEGKTLASTQTDAQGHFVFSHLATGMYALVATKKDFQTGTDIVNLMSAASKDSTITLSSIKALEIDVVAKKLDRARNGIAVDTGSSNYHISSQDIAALPQGAATPVNQVLLQAPGVAQDSYGQLHIRGDHGNVQYRINDIIIPESISGFGQSLDTRFASSINLLTGALPAQYGYRTAGVVDIHTKSGAFEDGGRIGTTIGSNDTRELSGEVSGHKGDFSYYLNASSLSNNLGIENPTASRDAIHDATSQHKEFGYFSYLLSDSSRLSLILGNADSKFQIPNTAGLTQNYTYTGVPSYPSENLNENQHETTRYGILALQGTLGDAFDYQVAAFSRYSKVLFAPDVIGDLIYNGVASQVLRTSQAYGVQADGSYRINDQHTLRSGVFVSQEHLDNNNDVQAFTLDGGGNPTTTLTSFSDINSKVANLDGVYVQDEWKATDKLTVNYGVRFDQVDAYVTGSQLSPRLGAVYQIAPSTTLHAGYARYFTPPPNELISGQTIALSQGTTAAPPGTQNDAVQPESTDYYDIGLSHKVTPEFTIGVDSYYKHVTNLLDEGQFGAALLYTPFNYAEGKIYGAELTGNYHKDNFSAYFNIAHSVALGKNIVSAQYNFAADELAYIANNWVHLDHDQTITASVGSAYRWRGTKYSADAVYGSGLRSGFANTSSLPAYVQVNVAAARSFDTTVLGKIEGRVSVLNLFDSSYEIRDGSGIGVGAPQYGPRRAVLLSLDKFF encoded by the coding sequence ATGAAACGTAGATTAATTGCGTCCAGCATACTGATGATGCTGGGCGCGTACGCTCATGCGGCGGATATATCACCCGCGGCATCCCATGAAATAACGTTATCGGGCCAGATTGATGGTCATGTCAATGACTCTTTGGGGCGCGCAATTGCTGCCGCTACGGTTGCATTGCAGACAGCTGAGGGTAAAACTCTGGCTAGTACGCAGACAGATGCGCAGGGACATTTTGTTTTTTCTCATCTGGCGACTGGTATGTATGCATTAGTTGCGACCAAGAAGGATTTTCAGACTGGCACCGATATTGTTAATTTGATGTCTGCGGCCAGTAAGGACAGTACGATTACGTTATCAAGTATTAAGGCGCTGGAAATTGATGTTGTTGCCAAAAAATTGGATAGAGCACGTAATGGTATTGCAGTGGATACGGGTAGCAGCAATTATCATATCAGCTCACAAGATATTGCCGCCTTGCCACAAGGTGCAGCTACGCCAGTCAATCAGGTGTTGTTGCAAGCTCCGGGTGTGGCCCAGGATTCTTATGGGCAGTTGCATATACGTGGTGATCACGGTAATGTGCAATATCGGATTAACGATATTATTATTCCTGAATCTATTTCCGGTTTTGGTCAGTCGCTGGATACGCGTTTTGCTAGTAGCATTAATTTGCTGACAGGCGCGTTGCCTGCGCAATATGGTTATCGAACCGCCGGGGTAGTGGATATTCATACCAAAAGTGGTGCATTTGAAGATGGTGGCCGGATAGGAACGACCATAGGCAGTAATGATACGCGCGAATTGTCGGGTGAGGTGAGTGGGCATAAGGGTGACTTCAGTTATTACCTGAATGCGTCCAGTCTCTCGAACAATTTAGGCATAGAAAATCCGACTGCTTCACGCGATGCTATACACGATGCCACAAGTCAGCATAAGGAATTTGGCTACTTTTCCTATTTGCTGAGTGACAGCTCGCGCCTGAGTTTGATTTTGGGAAATGCAGACAGCAAGTTCCAGATTCCAAATACTGCAGGCTTGACACAAAATTACACCTATACGGGTGTACCTAGTTATCCATCAGAAAATCTGAACGAAAATCAGCATGAAACGACACGATACGGCATTCTTGCTTTGCAAGGTACGTTGGGCGATGCATTTGATTACCAAGTGGCTGCATTCAGCCGTTATTCCAAAGTGCTGTTTGCTCCAGATGTGATCGGTGATCTGATTTATAACGGTGTGGCAAGTCAGGTATTACGTACCAGTCAGGCGTATGGTGTACAGGCGGATGGAAGTTATCGTATAAACGATCAACACACGCTACGCTCGGGTGTGTTTGTGAGTCAGGAACATCTGGATAATAACAATGACGTACAGGCATTTACGCTTGATGGTGGTGGTAACCCGACAACCACTTTGACCAGTTTTTCTGATATCAATAGTAAAGTTGCCAATCTGGACGGTGTTTATGTACAGGACGAGTGGAAAGCAACGGATAAGCTGACGGTTAATTATGGTGTGCGCTTCGATCAGGTTGATGCGTATGTAACAGGTAGTCAGCTGAGTCCGCGTCTGGGTGCTGTGTATCAGATTGCGCCAAGCACCACACTGCATGCAGGTTACGCACGTTACTTTACACCACCACCTAATGAGCTGATTAGCGGTCAGACCATTGCGTTATCTCAAGGTACAACAGCTGCGCCACCTGGCACCCAGAATGATGCTGTGCAGCCCGAGTCAACGGATTATTATGACATCGGCCTCAGTCATAAAGTGACACCTGAGTTTACAATTGGCGTGGACAGCTATTATAAGCATGTGACCAATTTGCTGGATGAAGGGCAGTTTGGTGCGGCATTGCTGTACACACCGTTCAATTACGCCGAGGGCAAAATATATGGTGCGGAGCTAACGGGTAATTACCATAAAGATAATTTCTCAGCTTATTTCAATATCGCCCACTCGGTGGCATTGGGTAAGAACATTGTTTCAGCACAATATAATTTTGCAGCGGATGAGCTTGCTTACATTGCCAATAATTGGGTGCATCTGGATCATGATCAAACCATTACGGCATCTGTAGGATCGGCGTATCGCTGGCGTGGAACGAAGTATAGTGCTGATGCAGTGTATGGCAGCGGCTTGCGCAGCGGTTTTGCCAATACCTCAAGTTTGCCAGCTTATGTGCAAGTTAATGTGGCAGCAGCACGTTCATTTGATACCACAGTGCTAGGCAAGATCGAAGGCCGTGTCAGCGTATTAAATCTGTTCGATAGCAGTTATGAAATCCGCGATGGTAGTGGTATTGGTGTCGGGGCGCCGCAATATGGGCCACGCCGTGCAGTGCTATTAAGTCTCGATAAATTCTTTTAA
- a CDS encoding MotA/TolQ/ExbB proton channel family protein, with protein MQDLHESWIAFKLGGAMILPLSLLAVLALAIMLEKAVLYWRYTRLPNKLQQLIETYGFDWSVLEQELSALDRHHYFFRFFHVVMANRNHPYWWTESRAADEAQVIESGLSRRLWVLETIVTAAPLLGLMGTIGGMMHAFQLIGGAGLVNPTGVTGGVAQALIATAVGLLIALISLFGFNYFSRLQAQTMDEMERLGTRMIDHIRLDQHATDNMGA; from the coding sequence ATGCAAGATTTACATGAAAGTTGGATAGCTTTTAAACTCGGTGGTGCAATGATTTTGCCACTGTCATTGTTAGCTGTGCTGGCACTGGCAATTATGCTGGAAAAAGCGGTGTTGTACTGGCGTTACACGCGCTTGCCTAACAAATTGCAGCAGCTTATAGAGACGTATGGGTTTGATTGGTCAGTGCTTGAACAGGAATTGTCAGCGCTGGATAGGCATCACTATTTTTTCAGATTTTTCCATGTGGTGATGGCAAATCGCAATCATCCATACTGGTGGACAGAATCACGTGCTGCTGATGAAGCGCAGGTTATAGAAAGCGGATTGTCACGGAGACTGTGGGTATTAGAAACCATAGTCACTGCTGCGCCGCTATTAGGTTTGATGGGAACTATAGGCGGCATGATGCATGCGTTTCAGCTAATAGGCGGAGCAGGGCTGGTAAATCCGACTGGAGTGACTGGCGGTGTTGCGCAAGCACTGATTGCAACCGCGGTGGGTTTGTTGATAGCACTGATATCATTGTTTGGATTTAATTATTTCTCCCGCCTGCAAGCGCAAACTATGGATGAAATGGAACGTCTGGGCACGCGCATGATAGACCATATCCGTCTTGATCAGCACGCTACAGATAACATGGGGGCGTAA
- a CDS encoding ExbD/TolR family protein, with translation MKLRKARVQRKGRIEIIPMIDVMFFLLATFMLSSLTMQNLNSLKVNLPQGKAEQLHVDTPVTLVVTADGQLFINRTPVVLTTLVQVLHPLLPTSHEVVVSADSKAPQGVVVKAMLQARVAGAQHFLIAVAHE, from the coding sequence ATGAAGTTGCGTAAAGCACGGGTGCAACGCAAGGGGCGGATAGAAATTATCCCGATGATAGACGTGATGTTTTTTCTGTTGGCGACATTCATGTTGTCTTCGCTGACCATGCAGAATTTGAATTCACTTAAGGTGAATTTGCCGCAGGGCAAGGCGGAGCAATTGCATGTAGATACGCCTGTTACTTTAGTGGTGACAGCAGATGGGCAGCTATTTATTAACCGTACGCCAGTTGTTTTGACTACGCTGGTTCAGGTATTGCATCCATTGCTGCCTACCAGTCATGAAGTTGTGGTGTCGGCTGACAGTAAGGCGCCGCAAGGGGTCGTGGTAAAGGCCATGTTGCAGGCACGAGTCGCAGGTGCGCAACATTTCCTGATTGCGGTTGCGCATGAGTAA
- a CDS encoding energy transducer TonB, with protein sequence MSNYTIAVPGEELSSGLRWSLPVALLLWVMMLWIFGRYFTASDQPQIPPEPPIDARIVELPPPPAPPKPVAQVEKAPTPVKVQTPVLQKTMPVVVPKVVALVTPPPQPVAPTVAAPPPPPVAPTVPSSNAQGTEQLGARALYQPKPKLSEDLLDATMHAVVMARFHIAADGSVTVELTQPAPDPRVNQLILKTLRTWRFFPAMQAGKPVASVQEIKVAIDVD encoded by the coding sequence ATGAGTAACTACACCATAGCTGTTCCGGGTGAGGAATTGAGCAGTGGTTTGCGCTGGTCACTGCCTGTGGCATTGTTGTTGTGGGTGATGATGTTATGGATTTTTGGTCGGTATTTTACGGCATCAGATCAGCCACAAATTCCGCCAGAGCCGCCAATTGACGCACGCATAGTCGAATTGCCACCACCGCCTGCGCCGCCTAAGCCTGTGGCACAGGTAGAAAAAGCACCGACGCCGGTCAAAGTGCAGACACCAGTTTTGCAAAAGACCATGCCTGTAGTCGTGCCCAAAGTAGTCGCGCTGGTGACGCCACCGCCACAGCCAGTAGCACCGACAGTGGCAGCTCCTCCTCCACCACCAGTTGCACCAACAGTGCCAAGCAGTAATGCCCAAGGTACGGAGCAACTAGGGGCGCGTGCGCTGTATCAACCTAAACCAAAATTGTCGGAAGATCTGCTGGATGCAACTATGCATGCAGTGGTGATGGCGCGATTTCATATTGCTGCAGATGGCAGTGTGACGGTTGAATTAACTCAGCCTGCACCTGACCCACGGGTGAATCAGCTGATATTAAAAACTCTGAGAACCTGGCGTTTTTTCCCTGCAATGCAAGCAGGGAAGCCTGTCGCTTCGGTACAGGAAATTAAAGTTGCGATAGATGTAGATTGA
- a CDS encoding metal ABC transporter substrate-binding protein encodes MKIKLIFAMLALTGSFSAHAALNILACEPEWGALAQELGGDKVKVANATSALQDPHRIEARPSLIARARNADMLVCTGAELEIGWLPILLRDSGNAAIQPGQPGNFEATRYVALLEKPQRLDRADGDVHAAGNPHIQTDPHNIALVADAMSKALETVDAANTAYYQARHDDFMARWRAAIARWETQAAPLKGVVIVAQHQAYPYLENWLGLKQVATLEPKPGVEPSIASLSAVLNKLSITPAKMVVRSAYNDDRASAWLSQRANIPAVVLPFTVGGTPAANTLFGLFDDTINRLLAADKVAK; translated from the coding sequence ATGAAAATCAAATTAATATTTGCAATGTTAGCGCTGACTGGCAGTTTTTCAGCGCATGCGGCGTTAAACATATTGGCGTGCGAACCAGAGTGGGGTGCATTGGCGCAGGAGTTGGGCGGTGATAAGGTTAAAGTGGCAAATGCGACGTCGGCTTTGCAAGACCCACATCGCATAGAAGCGCGGCCATCACTGATTGCGCGTGCCCGTAATGCGGATATGCTAGTGTGTACAGGGGCAGAACTGGAGATAGGCTGGTTGCCAATATTGTTGCGTGATTCAGGCAATGCGGCGATACAGCCAGGCCAGCCAGGTAATTTCGAAGCAACACGTTATGTAGCGCTGCTGGAGAAGCCACAGCGACTGGACAGGGCTGATGGCGATGTTCACGCGGCAGGTAATCCGCATATACAGACTGATCCGCACAACATCGCGCTCGTAGCAGATGCTATGAGCAAGGCGCTGGAAACAGTCGATGCAGCTAATACGGCTTATTATCAAGCGCGCCATGATGATTTTATGGCGCGCTGGCGTGCAGCAATTGCACGTTGGGAAACACAGGCTGCGCCATTAAAAGGTGTGGTGATCGTGGCGCAACATCAAGCTTACCCCTATTTGGAAAACTGGCTGGGGTTGAAACAGGTGGCGACACTGGAGCCTAAACCTGGTGTCGAGCCCAGCATTGCGTCGCTATCGGCAGTGTTGAACAAGTTGAGTATTACCCCAGCCAAGATGGTGGTGCGTTCCGCTTATAACGATGACAGGGCTTCTGCCTGGTTATCGCAGCGTGCCAATATTCCAGCAGTGGTATTGCCATTTACAGTAGGTGGTACGCCAGCAGCTAATACTTTGTTTGGCTTGTTTGACGATACTATTAATCGCCTGTTGGCGGCAGATAAGGTGGCGAAATAA
- a CDS encoding metal ABC transporter permease gives MDNTALDISILWPALLAGLLVLATHVPLGREVLARGIVFIDLAIAQIAGLGVIVADALGMDPHAWGVQVAALAAAAVGAIGLTWTEKHYPDSQEALIGVSFVLAACASLILMAGNPHGAEHLKDLLVGQILWVSPAQLQITAVVTALLLLARHWLGAHLGRAGFYLIFACAITLSVQLVGIYLVFASLIVPALAVRQYSDRVGLWVAYAIGACGYALGLVMSAWYDVPSGAVIVWAIAIMALMSRLLPVARRHV, from the coding sequence ATGGACAATACCGCGCTCGATATATCGATACTATGGCCTGCGCTGCTGGCAGGATTGTTGGTGCTGGCAACGCATGTGCCACTGGGTCGCGAGGTGTTGGCGCGCGGTATCGTCTTTATTGACTTGGCTATCGCGCAAATCGCTGGATTGGGCGTCATCGTGGCAGATGCGTTGGGCATGGATCCGCATGCCTGGGGTGTGCAGGTTGCGGCACTCGCTGCGGCTGCAGTGGGGGCGATAGGTCTGACCTGGACTGAGAAACATTATCCAGATAGTCAGGAAGCGCTGATAGGTGTGTCGTTTGTGCTGGCTGCTTGCGCAAGTTTGATATTGATGGCCGGTAACCCGCATGGTGCGGAACATCTGAAAGATTTGTTAGTCGGACAGATACTGTGGGTGAGCCCTGCACAATTACAGATTACTGCAGTCGTGACGGCGTTATTGTTACTGGCGCGTCACTGGCTGGGTGCGCATCTGGGACGAGCAGGGTTTTACTTGATTTTTGCTTGTGCAATTACCTTATCAGTGCAGTTAGTCGGTATTTATCTGGTGTTTGCCAGTTTGATTGTTCCTGCGCTGGCCGTACGTCAGTATTCAGATCGTGTCGGATTATGGGTGGCATATGCGATTGGTGCGTGCGGGTATGCGCTGGGTCTGGTGATGTCGGCCTGGTATGACGTGCCATCTGGCGCGGTAATCGTATGGGCTATTGCAATTATGGCGTTAATGAGTCGATTGTTACCTGTGGCACGTCGGCATGTTTGA
- a CDS encoding STAS domain-containing protein: MFKRKEKQEADRSLEMVAVKPKSKEQAIAEIHAETLTEQRFNEDLTHESIIVTEMESQFPYGVEDAAMTYANGRTDDAISGVHALLAKTPKEELLWFMLFDLYQVSNKRKEFDKLALDYVNECEKSPPMWRSAGDESLASVTETPTVAATEGQLFSLKGSLDLHMADRIGLLQAAASKGSIQLDLSGLTLITPEGAGLLQAAMVKLQKQQATLQIASGAFVDLLQQYIAQPENNNCEPWLLLLQLYQLQGKESEFEDLAVDFAVRFEVSPPSWESPKKIATSVAEAPKKPAAIPSSAVAESQAFIMTGTITSASAAIFDAFKQYAAKHSDVVLDMHAVDRVEFASVGLFMDALMALIPSGKNVSIIDANMMVRVLLITMGLDQMATILPRK, from the coding sequence ATGTTCAAGCGTAAAGAGAAGCAAGAAGCCGACCGCTCATTAGAGATGGTGGCGGTTAAGCCTAAGAGCAAAGAACAGGCTATTGCTGAAATTCATGCAGAAACGCTAACTGAGCAACGTTTCAATGAGGATCTGACACACGAAAGCATTATCGTCACCGAGATGGAATCACAGTTTCCATACGGTGTTGAGGATGCCGCAATGACTTACGCCAATGGCCGGACTGACGATGCAATCAGTGGTGTCCATGCGTTGTTAGCTAAGACACCCAAGGAAGAATTGCTGTGGTTTATGTTGTTTGATTTGTATCAAGTCAGCAATAAACGTAAAGAATTTGATAAGTTGGCATTGGATTATGTTAACGAGTGCGAGAAATCTCCCCCTATGTGGCGCAGTGCTGGTGATGAGTCGTTAGCGTCGGTAACAGAAACGCCAACAGTTGCAGCGACAGAAGGGCAGCTATTTTCACTAAAGGGCAGTCTGGATTTACATATGGCTGACCGTATCGGCTTGCTGCAGGCAGCGGCGAGCAAAGGCTCGATACAGCTGGACTTGTCTGGTTTGACGCTGATTACGCCTGAAGGTGCGGGTTTGTTACAAGCCGCGATGGTTAAGCTGCAAAAACAACAGGCAACCTTGCAGATTGCCAGTGGTGCATTTGTGGATTTGTTACAACAATACATTGCACAACCCGAAAACAATAATTGTGAGCCTTGGTTATTGTTGTTACAGCTGTACCAGCTTCAAGGTAAGGAATCGGAATTTGAGGATTTGGCGGTTGATTTTGCCGTGCGTTTTGAAGTATCGCCTCCGTCGTGGGAGTCACCTAAGAAAATTGCGACGTCCGTTGCTGAAGCACCCAAAAAACCAGCGGCTATACCGAGTAGTGCTGTTGCTGAATCTCAGGCCTTTATCATGACGGGAACGATAACCAGTGCGAGCGCGGCGATCTTTGACGCATTTAAACAGTATGCGGCTAAACATAGTGATGTGGTGCTTGATATGCATGCAGTAGACAGGGTTGAGTTTGCCAGTGTAGGTTTGTTCATGGATGCACTGATGGCGCTGATTCCATCTGGTAAGAATGTGTCGATAATAGATGCAAATATGATGGTGAGAGTCTTGTTAATCACTATGGGTCTGGATCAAATGGCCACAATACTGCCACGTAAATAA
- the hslV gene encoding ATP-dependent protease subunit HslV, translating to MEQYRGTTILSVRRGNQVALGGDGQVTLGNIVIKSTARKIRRIHQGQILAGFAGGTADAFTLFERFEAKLDKHQGNLLRSAVDLAKDWRSDRALRRLEAMLAVADREHSLIITGNGDVLEPEYGIVAIGSGGAYAQSAARGLLENTDLSPQDIVAKSLAIAGDICIYTNQNHLIEVLE from the coding sequence ATGGAACAATATCGCGGCACAACCATACTCTCAGTACGACGTGGTAATCAGGTTGCACTGGGGGGCGATGGTCAAGTGACTTTAGGCAATATCGTCATCAAAAGCACTGCACGTAAAATACGACGCATACATCAGGGGCAGATATTGGCGGGCTTTGCTGGCGGTACGGCGGATGCCTTTACCTTGTTTGAACGATTTGAAGCCAAACTGGATAAACATCAGGGTAACTTGTTGCGTTCGGCAGTAGATTTGGCAAAAGACTGGCGTAGTGATAGGGCTTTGCGTCGTCTGGAAGCAATGCTGGCAGTAGCAGATCGGGAGCACTCGTTGATTATTACTGGTAATGGCGATGTGCTGGAGCCTGAGTATGGCATAGTCGCCATCGGCAGTGGCGGTGCATATGCGCAGTCGGCTGCGCGTGGTCTGCTGGAAAATACTGATTTGTCGCCACAAGATATTGTTGCCAAATCATTGGCGATAGCCGGTGATATCTGCATTTACACCAATCAAAATCATCTCATAGAAGTTCTGGAATAG